One Vallitalea pronyensis genomic region harbors:
- a CDS encoding transglutaminase-like domain-containing protein, translating into MSLKLKSSNKKDYLVSSSIVDYHHDAIKELAEQINHEKLSEIDLVKKTFEFVRDNISHSADINGEIVTCKASDVLHYKQGICYAKSHLLAALLRYHGIPTGFCYQ; encoded by the coding sequence ATGAGCTTAAAATTGAAATCTAGTAATAAAAAAGATTATCTAGTTTCATCATCAATAGTTGATTATCATCATGATGCTATAAAGGAGCTAGCAGAGCAAATTAATCATGAAAAATTATCTGAAATAGATTTAGTAAAAAAGACATTTGAATTTGTTAGGGATAATATTAGTCATTCTGCTGATATAAATGGCGAAATAGTAACGTGTAAGGCATCGGACGTATTACACTACAAACAAGGGATATGTTATGCTAAATCCCATCTTCTTGCAGCCTTATTAAGGTACCATGGTATCCCTACAGGGTTTTGTTACCAATAG
- a CDS encoding 2-hydroxyacyl-CoA dehydratase, which produces MENHTDNVLNIGLDIGSTTVKIVVLNKYGEILYSKYRRHLSDIKLTVGKLIKKAYAHFPNSLITIMTTGSGGMGVSKWMDIPFIQEVIASTKAVKTKIPQTDVVIELGGEDAKITYFEGDTIDQRMNGTCAGGTGAFIDQMSALLQTDAEGLNELAKSYKVIYPIAARCGVFAKTDIQPLLNEGASKEGIAVSILQAIVNQTISGLACGKPLRGNIAFLGGPLYFLSELRQRFIETLNLSKSQAIIPPFSQLYAAIGAAMASKQEEAVSFKGIYEKLAFFENATSHEVPRLEALFKDNEALQTFHERHGENKVGRSELSTYQGKCYIGIDAGSTTTKIAVIDVEGKLLYAYYGSNEGKPLNRTVDILKDIYDKLPEGAHIAHATVTGYGEAIIKEALGVDIGEIETIAHYKAAEFFLPGVDFILDIGGQDMKCLRIKDGVINNILLNEACSSGCGSFIETFAKSLNMDVESFAEAALQSRNPVDLGSRCTVFMNSRVKQAQKEGATVGDISSGLAYSVIKNALQKVIKIHDPKDMGEKIIVQGGTFYNDAVLRAFEMISEREVVRPNIAGLMGAFGAALIAKERDQDTGTTLIPAQDLQDFVYETEMKRCKLCNNNCLLTLNKFPGDKCYVSGNRCERGAGKELSKKDVPNLYDYKYKRIFQYKSLSEDDAKRGTIGIPRVLNMYENYPYWYTFFTELGFKVVLSPRSSKKVYEAGIETIPSESACYPAKIVHGHVMHLINRGIKHIFYPCVPYEVKEQKGADNNFNCPIVTSYPEVIKHNMEDLDTKKVNFINPFLPMHDEKVLAQRLVEELKPYGISEDEVLKASQLAWKEKLQVLDDIKEKGEEVIQYLKETGKKGIVLAGRPYHIDPEINHGLTNIITNLDMAVLTEDAVAHLGHVKRPLRVLDQWSYHSRLYAAAECVGNYDNLELVQLTSFGCGVDAVTADQVQEILERHGKIFTIIKVDEGNNLGAIRIRMRSLKAALDERERNGIVPTKQNISYERLAFTKEHKKNHTVLMPQMSAIHFDFLEVAFKKLGYNAVMLPEVDPGAVNEGLKHVNNDACYPSIIVVGQILNAIQSGKYDLNNTSVFITQTGGGCRASNYIGFIRKALTDIGVTTVPVISVNASGLEKNPGFKITPTMLNRSLMAILYGDIFMRVLYATRPYEKVKGSTEQVYQAWKQKAYKNLENGNIIQFRKNMKGIVRAFDDIERLDLNKPKVGVVGEILIKYHPMGNNNLVEVLEKEGAEVCVPDLMDFILYCAYNRKFQYEKLGGTKKSWKISKWVINVIEWYRKATKVPLAESKHFRPPTSIEEKGKHASELISLGNQTGEGWFLTGEMIELVKEGFENIVCVQPFACLPNHVVGKAMMKPIKASYPKANIVAIDYDPGASEVNQLNRIKLMLAVASDSIKDKEISENNEPEDLESDKMVSNL; this is translated from the coding sequence TTGGAGAATCATACGGACAACGTTTTAAATATAGGACTAGACATTGGGTCAACAACCGTTAAAATCGTTGTATTGAATAAGTACGGTGAAATTCTATATAGTAAGTATAGAAGACATTTATCAGATATTAAACTTACAGTAGGCAAGCTCATCAAAAAAGCGTATGCACATTTTCCCAATAGTCTTATTACCATCATGACAACGGGTTCAGGTGGTATGGGGGTATCCAAATGGATGGATATTCCATTTATTCAGGAAGTGATAGCAAGTACAAAAGCTGTAAAAACGAAAATACCTCAGACAGATGTGGTCATTGAACTTGGCGGTGAGGATGCTAAGATTACATATTTTGAAGGGGATACCATTGACCAGAGAATGAATGGTACGTGTGCAGGTGGTACTGGAGCTTTTATTGATCAGATGAGTGCATTGCTGCAAACGGATGCTGAAGGGTTAAATGAACTGGCTAAAAGTTATAAGGTCATATACCCCATTGCTGCAAGGTGCGGTGTATTCGCCAAGACAGATATACAGCCATTGTTGAATGAAGGGGCTTCAAAAGAGGGTATTGCTGTATCCATTTTACAGGCCATTGTGAATCAAACCATAAGTGGCCTTGCCTGCGGGAAACCATTAAGAGGTAATATTGCCTTTTTAGGTGGACCATTATACTTCCTATCGGAACTACGTCAACGTTTTATTGAAACCCTTAATCTAAGCAAAAGCCAAGCCATTATACCACCATTTTCACAATTATATGCGGCTATTGGTGCAGCCATGGCATCCAAACAGGAAGAGGCAGTATCTTTTAAGGGCATATACGAGAAACTAGCATTCTTTGAGAATGCAACCAGTCATGAAGTACCAAGACTTGAAGCATTGTTTAAGGATAATGAAGCTTTACAAACCTTTCATGAGAGACATGGTGAAAATAAAGTCGGTCGAAGTGAACTGTCAACTTATCAAGGTAAATGTTATATAGGCATAGATGCTGGGTCCACTACCACGAAAATAGCCGTTATTGATGTAGAAGGTAAATTGTTATATGCCTATTATGGCAGTAATGAAGGTAAACCTTTAAATCGTACTGTAGATATTCTAAAAGATATTTACGATAAACTACCTGAAGGGGCTCATATAGCCCATGCAACGGTAACGGGTTATGGTGAAGCTATTATTAAAGAAGCTTTAGGTGTGGATATTGGTGAGATTGAAACAATTGCCCACTATAAAGCAGCAGAGTTCTTTTTACCAGGTGTGGATTTTATCTTAGATATCGGCGGGCAAGATATGAAGTGTCTTCGTATAAAAGACGGTGTCATTAACAATATTTTATTAAATGAAGCTTGTTCGTCAGGATGCGGCTCTTTTATTGAGACTTTTGCTAAATCCCTTAACATGGATGTGGAAAGCTTTGCAGAAGCAGCCTTACAATCCAGAAATCCAGTAGACCTTGGTTCAAGATGTACGGTGTTTATGAATTCAAGAGTGAAGCAGGCCCAAAAGGAAGGTGCTACAGTTGGGGATATATCTTCAGGGTTAGCTTATTCTGTTATAAAAAATGCATTACAAAAAGTCATTAAGATTCATGACCCTAAAGACATGGGTGAAAAAATTATTGTACAAGGGGGTACCTTCTATAATGATGCTGTTCTAAGAGCATTTGAAATGATTTCAGAAAGAGAAGTGGTGCGTCCGAATATTGCAGGACTCATGGGTGCCTTTGGTGCGGCACTTATTGCCAAAGAAAGAGATCAAGATACAGGTACCACGCTTATTCCAGCTCAGGATTTACAGGACTTTGTCTATGAGACAGAGATGAAGCGTTGTAAGCTGTGTAATAATAATTGTTTATTAACATTGAACAAATTTCCTGGTGACAAATGCTATGTATCGGGTAATCGATGTGAACGCGGCGCAGGAAAAGAACTATCGAAAAAAGATGTACCTAATCTCTATGATTATAAATACAAAAGAATCTTCCAATACAAGTCTTTAAGTGAAGACGATGCAAAACGTGGTACCATTGGTATACCAAGAGTACTGAACATGTATGAGAATTATCCTTATTGGTATACCTTTTTTACTGAGCTTGGGTTTAAAGTTGTTCTTTCACCAAGATCCAGTAAAAAGGTTTATGAAGCAGGTATAGAAACCATACCTTCAGAGTCTGCCTGTTATCCTGCAAAGATTGTTCACGGACACGTGATGCATCTGATAAATCGTGGTATTAAGCATATTTTTTATCCCTGTGTACCTTATGAAGTGAAAGAGCAAAAAGGTGCGGATAATAACTTTAATTGCCCTATTGTGACCTCCTATCCAGAGGTGATTAAGCACAATATGGAAGATTTGGATACAAAAAAGGTGAACTTCATTAATCCTTTCCTTCCTATGCATGATGAAAAGGTATTAGCTCAACGTCTGGTAGAAGAGTTAAAGCCCTATGGTATTTCTGAAGACGAAGTACTAAAAGCATCTCAACTAGCATGGAAAGAGAAGTTACAAGTATTAGACGATATTAAGGAAAAAGGCGAAGAAGTCATTCAATACCTAAAAGAAACAGGTAAAAAAGGTATTGTGCTGGCAGGTAGACCTTATCATATTGATCCTGAAATTAATCACGGTTTAACCAATATCATTACCAACTTGGATATGGCAGTTCTAACAGAAGATGCAGTGGCTCATCTTGGTCATGTGAAGCGGCCTCTTCGAGTGCTTGACCAATGGTCATATCATTCCAGACTCTATGCAGCGGCAGAATGTGTAGGTAACTATGATAATCTGGAATTAGTCCAATTAACCTCTTTTGGCTGTGGGGTTGATGCAGTAACAGCGGACCAAGTTCAGGAGATTCTTGAGCGACATGGTAAAATCTTCACCATTATTAAAGTGGATGAAGGCAATAATCTAGGTGCTATTCGTATCCGTATGCGTTCCTTAAAAGCAGCCCTAGATGAACGGGAAAGAAATGGCATCGTGCCAACAAAACAAAACATCTCCTATGAAAGACTTGCATTTACGAAAGAACATAAAAAGAATCATACGGTGTTAATGCCGCAGATGTCAGCCATACATTTTGATTTTCTGGAAGTTGCATTTAAGAAGCTGGGGTATAATGCCGTTATGCTGCCTGAAGTAGACCCTGGAGCAGTGAATGAAGGCCTTAAACATGTGAATAATGATGCCTGCTACCCTTCTATCATTGTGGTTGGCCAGATATTGAATGCCATTCAGTCTGGAAAATATGATTTGAATAATACATCGGTTTTCATCACCCAAACAGGTGGTGGATGTCGAGCATCCAATTATATAGGATTTATCCGAAAGGCTCTTACGGATATTGGGGTGACAACAGTCCCCGTTATTTCCGTTAATGCATCAGGTCTAGAGAAAAATCCAGGTTTTAAAATAACACCTACCATGCTCAATCGATCCCTTATGGCCATCCTATATGGTGATATTTTCATGCGTGTCCTCTATGCCACCAGACCTTATGAAAAGGTAAAAGGTTCTACGGAACAGGTGTATCAAGCATGGAAGCAAAAGGCGTATAAAAACTTAGAAAATGGTAACATCATTCAGTTTAGAAAAAATATGAAAGGCATCGTACGGGCATTTGATGACATTGAAAGACTGGATTTGAATAAACCTAAAGTAGGCGTTGTAGGTGAGATTCTTATTAAGTATCACCCAATGGGCAATAACAACTTAGTGGAAGTGTTAGAAAAAGAAGGGGCAGAGGTCTGCGTCCCAGACTTAATGGATTTCATCTTGTACTGTGCATACAATCGAAAGTTCCAGTATGAAAAGCTAGGAGGCACGAAAAAAAGCTGGAAAATCAGCAAATGGGTCATCAATGTGATTGAGTGGTATCGAAAAGCAACCAAAGTACCTTTAGCAGAGAGTAAGCATTTTAGACCACCTACATCCATTGAAGAAAAAGGCAAGCATGCCTCAGAACTCATATCCTTAGGTAATCAAACAGGAGAAGGATGGTTTTTAACCGGTGAGATGATTGAATTGGTAAAAGAAGGCTTTGAAAACATTGTGTGTGTTCAACCTTTTGCATGTTTACCGAATCACGTGGTTGGGAAAGCCATGATGAAGCCGATTAAAGCAAGCTATCCTAAGGCTAATATTGTAGCCATTGATTATGACCCTGGTGCTAGTGAAGTCAATCAGCTTAATCGTATCAAGCTCATGCTTGCAGTGGCCAGTGATAGCATAAAAGATAAAGAGATTTCAGAGAACAATGAGCCCGAAGATTTAGAGAGTGATAAAATGGTGTCTAATCTATAG
- a CDS encoding 2-oxoacid:acceptor oxidoreductase family protein, with amino-acid sequence MTEQVIIAGFGGQGVMSIGQILTYAGMTENKEVSWLPSYGPEMRGGTANCNVIVSDKAVASPIVTGATAALVLNKPSLDKFEKSVKHDGHLLINSSLIDNKATREDIHVHYIPANEIAVELGNTRIANMVMLGAYLELTHVVSIESIAKGLKKVLGKAKEHLVDINIEAMKRGAACVA; translated from the coding sequence ATGACTGAGCAAGTAATTATTGCTGGTTTTGGTGGTCAAGGTGTCATGTCCATTGGACAGATATTAACTTATGCAGGTATGACTGAAAACAAAGAAGTATCATGGTTACCATCTTATGGCCCAGAGATGCGAGGCGGAACCGCCAATTGTAATGTGATTGTATCGGATAAAGCTGTTGCTTCACCGATTGTAACAGGTGCTACTGCGGCGTTAGTGCTTAATAAACCGTCATTAGATAAATTTGAAAAATCCGTAAAACATGATGGACACTTATTAATTAACAGTTCTTTAATCGATAACAAAGCAACCAGAGAAGATATTCATGTACACTATATTCCAGCCAATGAAATAGCTGTTGAACTTGGTAATACACGTATCGCCAATATGGTCATGTTAGGTGCTTATCTTGAATTAACCCATGTTGTCAGTATAGAGTCTATTGCTAAAGGTCTAAAAAAAGTCCTTGGTAAAGCAAAAGAACATCTTGTTGACATTAACATTGAAGCCATGAAGCGCGGCGCAGCATGTGTCGCTTAA
- a CDS encoding thiamine pyrophosphate-dependent enzyme, translating to MMKVVFDKPKALSDTPFHYCPGCTHGIIHRLVAEAMDELNIKDKAIGVAPVGCSVFAYKYFNCDMHEAAHGRAPAVATGIKRVLPDNIVFTYQGDGDLASIGTAEIVHAAARNENITVIFVNNAIYGMTGGQMAPTTLIGQKTTTSPYGRDPKMTGLPIKMSEMLATLDSTYYIERVSVHDVKHIKQAKKAIKKAFENQVENKGFSLVEVLSTCPTNWGLSPAESLDWVKDSMIPVYPLGVMKDSDE from the coding sequence ATGATGAAAGTTGTATTTGATAAACCAAAAGCACTCAGCGACACGCCTTTTCATTATTGCCCAGGTTGTACCCATGGGATTATCCATCGTTTAGTTGCAGAAGCGATGGATGAGTTGAACATAAAAGACAAAGCAATTGGTGTGGCACCAGTAGGATGTTCTGTATTTGCCTATAAATATTTTAATTGTGATATGCACGAAGCTGCTCATGGACGTGCGCCGGCTGTTGCTACAGGTATTAAACGTGTACTTCCAGATAATATTGTCTTTACGTATCAAGGGGATGGGGACTTAGCTTCCATCGGTACGGCTGAGATTGTTCATGCAGCTGCTAGAAATGAAAACATAACCGTTATATTTGTTAATAATGCCATCTATGGTATGACAGGGGGACAAATGGCTCCAACAACACTCATCGGGCAAAAAACCACCACGTCACCCTATGGCCGTGATCCTAAAATGACAGGGTTACCTATAAAAATGTCAGAGATGTTAGCCACTTTAGATAGTACGTATTACATCGAAAGAGTATCTGTACATGATGTTAAACACATCAAACAAGCAAAAAAAGCCATTAAAAAAGCTTTTGAAAATCAAGTAGAGAACAAAGGATTTTCTCTAGTAGAAGTGTTATCCACATGTCCAACAAACTGGGGGTTATCACCAGCAGAGTCTCTTGATTGGGTAAAAGACAGCATGATTCCAGTTTATCCTTTGGGCGTTATGAAGGACAGCGACGAATAG
- a CDS encoding 3-methyl-2-oxobutanoate dehydrogenase subunit VorB — MEKVLMKGNEAIAEAAIQAGCKYFFGYPITPQNEIPAYMAKKLPKIDGGVFLQAESEVSAINMVYGAAGAGARVMTSSSSPGISLKQEGISYIAGAALPCVIVNIVRGGPGLGGIQPAQSDYFQSVKGGGHGDYHLIVYAPSTLQEMVSLTMEAFDIADLYRNPVMVLGDGMLGQMMEPVSFEKPPARELPEKDWSTTGCDGSRKPNVINSLYIDPEELEIEVNKTYKKYEVIKENETRYETYNCEDADIIVAAYGTTARIVKSVIDMAKEKGVKVGLIRPITIWPFPYAPVEAYADKDHVKAFLTVEMSMGQMVEDIRLGVKNKKPVHFYGRTGGMVPTPDDILSEILKIVEEA, encoded by the coding sequence ATGGAAAAGGTTTTAATGAAGGGTAATGAAGCCATTGCAGAGGCTGCCATTCAAGCCGGATGTAAGTATTTCTTCGGTTATCCTATCACACCACAGAACGAAATACCAGCCTATATGGCTAAGAAATTACCTAAAATTGACGGTGGTGTCTTTCTACAAGCTGAATCAGAAGTATCAGCCATTAACATGGTATATGGTGCTGCAGGAGCAGGCGCTCGTGTGATGACATCATCTTCTAGCCCAGGAATAAGCTTAAAGCAAGAAGGTATTTCCTATATTGCAGGAGCAGCTTTACCCTGTGTTATTGTGAATATTGTTAGAGGAGGTCCAGGATTAGGCGGGATTCAGCCAGCACAATCGGATTACTTCCAATCTGTAAAAGGCGGCGGACATGGTGATTATCACTTAATCGTTTATGCACCATCTACATTGCAAGAAATGGTGAGCTTAACCATGGAAGCTTTTGATATAGCAGATCTATACCGTAATCCTGTCATGGTACTTGGAGATGGCATGCTTGGGCAAATGATGGAACCTGTATCCTTTGAAAAACCGCCTGCAAGAGAATTACCTGAAAAAGATTGGTCGACAACAGGTTGTGACGGCAGTAGAAAGCCAAACGTCATTAATTCATTATATATAGACCCAGAAGAATTAGAGATCGAAGTAAACAAAACATATAAGAAATATGAAGTCATTAAAGAAAATGAAACCCGCTATGAGACCTATAATTGTGAAGACGCAGATATCATTGTAGCTGCTTATGGAACAACAGCAAGAATTGTAAAGAGCGTCATTGATATGGCAAAAGAAAAAGGTGTGAAGGTTGGACTTATTCGACCTATTACCATATGGCCTTTCCCATATGCACCTGTAGAAGCCTATGCAGATAAAGATCATGTCAAAGCTTTTTTAACCGTTGAGATGAGCATGGGACAAATGGTGGAAGACATTCGTCTTGGCGTTAAGAATAAGAAACCTGTGCATTTTTATGGTCGAACAGGTGGTATGGTTCCAACACCTGATGATATACTATCAGAGATTTTAAAAATTGTGGAGGAGGCATAA
- a CDS encoding 4Fe-4S dicluster domain-containing protein: MAKVTFKEDLCKGCGLCTTVCPKKIIHLAEGKINGKGYHPATVIEMDKCIGCAFCATICPDVVITVER, from the coding sequence ATGGCAAAAGTAACATTTAAAGAGGATTTATGTAAAGGTTGTGGGTTGTGTACCACCGTATGTCCTAAAAAGATTATCCACCTAGCTGAGGGGAAAATTAATGGTAAAGGCTACCATCCAGCTACAGTCATAGAAATGGATAAATGTATTGGATGCGCTTTTTGTGCCACAATCTGTCCAGATGTGGTTATAACAGTTGAAAGATAG
- a CDS encoding tyrosine-protein kinase family protein encodes MVKGPKITVLTGNFGSGKTELAINMALKAAKEGKKVVLVDLDIVNPFFRTAEVKPYLEEQGIQVIVPNFATTNMDIPSLPATIYSVFNMEDTYVFFDVGGDEDGAIGLGQYKPYFDKCDYRMYFVINTRRPFTRHSEDIQELMTRVENRSRLHITDLVNNTNLSYETTPEVVLEGQKIIEHVAQETDLPITYISAKKDVGEGLPKAFSEKLFTLELFMQPKF; translated from the coding sequence ATGGTGAAGGGACCAAAAATAACTGTCCTAACGGGAAATTTTGGTAGTGGTAAAACAGAGCTGGCCATTAATATGGCACTTAAGGCTGCCAAAGAAGGCAAGAAAGTAGTACTTGTTGATTTGGATATTGTAAATCCGTTTTTTAGAACCGCAGAAGTCAAGCCATACTTAGAAGAACAAGGGATTCAGGTGATTGTACCTAATTTTGCAACAACGAATATGGATATACCTTCCTTGCCAGCAACCATTTACAGTGTGTTCAATATGGAAGATACATATGTATTTTTTGATGTAGGCGGAGATGAAGATGGCGCCATAGGTCTTGGGCAGTATAAACCGTATTTTGACAAATGTGATTATCGCATGTATTTTGTGATTAATACAAGACGACCATTTACGCGACACTCAGAAGATATTCAAGAGTTGATGACACGGGTAGAGAATCGGTCCAGATTGCATATAACGGATTTGGTTAATAATACCAACCTTTCTTATGAAACAACGCCAGAAGTTGTATTAGAGGGACAAAAGATTATCGAACACGTAGCCCAAGAAACAGACTTACCCATCACCTATATAAGTGCTAAAAAAGATGTAGGCGAGGGTTTACCTAAGGCATTTTCAGAGAAGTTATTTACATTGGAATTATTTATGCAACCTAAGTTTTAG
- a CDS encoding cysteine hydrolase family protein, producing the protein MSIALLIVDMQQAYDEIKKCHESINDALEYINEASKLFREADKPVILIQDEEAGEGPDSEGYKLMDQLVVKDTDYRISKVYNSAFWKTGLDELLKQLEVEFLVVSGFAAEYCVLFTYNGAMERGYNASLLQHGVADYNPGQAKETQYLRPVVSIETLTYILKKV; encoded by the coding sequence ATGAGTATAGCTTTATTGATTGTTGATATGCAACAAGCTTATGATGAAATCAAAAAATGTCATGAATCCATAAATGATGCACTGGAATACATTAATGAAGCCAGTAAGTTATTTCGTGAGGCTGACAAACCCGTTATCTTAATTCAAGATGAAGAAGCAGGCGAGGGACCCGATTCAGAGGGTTACAAATTAATGGACCAATTGGTTGTAAAAGATACAGATTATAGGATTTCTAAGGTTTATAATAGTGCTTTTTGGAAAACAGGATTAGATGAACTCTTAAAACAATTAGAAGTTGAGTTCTTAGTTGTTAGTGGATTTGCAGCGGAATATTGTGTGCTGTTCACATACAATGGTGCTATGGAAAGAGGGTATAATGCCTCTCTATTACAGCATGGTGTAGCGGACTATAACCCTGGACAAGCAAAAGAAACACAATATCTAAGACCTGTGGTTAGCATAGAGACTTTGACGTATATTCTAAAAAAAGTGTAA
- a CDS encoding branched-chain amino acid aminotransferase, producing the protein MLNIKVEKAKELKQKPDFNNLGFGTDFTDHMFMMNYTEGQGWHDPRIVPYGPITLDPSAMVLHYAQEMFEGMKAYKTEDGRALLFRPEKNIQRTNVTNDRLCIPKINEEDMLQAIKALVSVEKDWIPTASGTSLYIRPFIFATDPFLGVRASATYLFMIILSPVGAYYKGGINPVKIWVETEYVRAVKGGVGYAKTGGNYAASIKAQMKAKERGYAQVLWLDGVERKYVEEVGTMNVFFKIDGEVITPALEGSILPGITRNSVIELLHSWGISVTERKLSIDEIYEAAEKGTLEEAYGTGTAAVISPIGQLNYNGKIITINDGKIGELSQRIYDTVTGIQTGAAEDSFNWTVEVE; encoded by the coding sequence GTGCTTAATATTAAAGTAGAAAAGGCGAAAGAGCTAAAACAAAAACCAGATTTTAATAACTTGGGTTTTGGAACAGATTTTACAGATCATATGTTTATGATGAATTATACAGAAGGTCAAGGATGGCACGATCCTAGAATTGTACCTTATGGACCGATTACATTGGACCCATCAGCTATGGTACTCCATTATGCACAAGAAATGTTTGAAGGCATGAAAGCTTATAAAACAGAAGATGGCCGTGCCCTTCTATTCCGTCCTGAGAAGAACATACAAAGAACGAATGTAACCAATGATCGTCTTTGTATACCTAAGATCAATGAAGAAGATATGTTACAGGCGATTAAGGCATTAGTATCCGTTGAAAAAGATTGGATTCCAACTGCTTCGGGTACTTCTTTATATATTCGTCCGTTTATTTTTGCCACAGACCCATTTCTTGGTGTAAGAGCTTCAGCCACTTACCTATTTATGATCATTCTATCACCTGTTGGTGCTTATTACAAAGGTGGTATTAATCCAGTTAAGATATGGGTTGAGACAGAGTATGTACGGGCTGTAAAAGGCGGCGTAGGTTATGCTAAGACTGGGGGCAACTATGCGGCAAGTATCAAAGCTCAGATGAAAGCCAAAGAAAGAGGCTATGCTCAAGTATTATGGCTTGATGGTGTTGAGCGTAAATATGTTGAAGAAGTGGGCACCATGAATGTTTTCTTTAAGATTGATGGAGAAGTCATTACACCTGCTCTTGAAGGTAGTATCTTACCAGGTATTACACGAAATTCTGTTATTGAATTATTACATTCATGGGGTATATCTGTTACTGAAAGAAAGTTATCCATCGATGAAATCTATGAAGCAGCAGAGAAAGGAACCCTTGAAGAGGCCTATGGAACGGGCACAGCAGCTGTTATCTCACCTATTGGTCAGTTAAACTATAATGGTAAAATCATTACCATTAATGATGGCAAGATAGGTGAATTATCTCAACGCATCTATGATACAGTAACAGGTATTCAGACCGGTGCTGCTGAAGATTCCTTTAATTGGACAGTAGAAGTGGAGTAG
- a CDS encoding type II toxin-antitoxin system Phd/YefM family antitoxin, with translation MKVNSTEIKNNFGKYLRLSAKEDIIITKNGSDVAKLIAYDDNIQHDVIKEAEPAYSTSGTKISYEDFLKISENSDDRFEYIDGEIYLLASPKVTHQNVLMELVGLFYNFFNGKPCQPAFAPFDITLKRNAENINIVQPDLMIICDLEEHLNDRDYYMGVPTLAVEIISQSSRKKDYIKKLDLYMDCGVKEYWIVNPFNQEITIFSFTNKTITANRTFNLSEEAVSYHFEDLKVNMQQVFQN, from the coding sequence ATGAAAGTCAATTCAACAGAAATCAAAAATAACTTTGGAAAATACCTAAGATTATCAGCAAAAGAGGATATCATCATTACCAAAAACGGCAGCGATGTGGCTAAGCTTATTGCCTATGACGACAACATACAGCATGATGTCATCAAGGAAGCTGAACCTGCTTATTCCACATCAGGCACCAAAATCTCATATGAAGATTTCCTAAAGATATCCGAGAACTCCGACGATCGATTTGAATACATCGATGGGGAGATATACCTGTTAGCTTCACCCAAAGTAACCCATCAAAATGTACTCATGGAGTTAGTAGGACTCTTCTATAATTTCTTCAATGGTAAACCCTGTCAACCTGCTTTTGCTCCCTTTGACATTACACTCAAAAGAAATGCTGAAAACATCAACATCGTACAACCCGACCTTATGATTATCTGCGACCTAGAAGAACATCTCAATGACCGAGATTACTACATGGGCGTACCCACCCTTGCTGTAGAAATCATTTCACAATCCTCCAGAAAAAAGGACTACATCAAAAAACTAGACCTCTACATGGACTGCGGCGTAAAAGAATACTGGATCGTCAATCCCTTTAACCAAGAAATCACCATCTTCTCCTTTACCAACAAAACCATCACCGCAAACCGTACCTTCAATCTCTCAGAAGAAGCCGTATCTTACCACTTCGAAGACCTAAAAGTCAATATGCAACAAGTATTTCAAAATTAA